CAGATCACTTTCTCGTTCGCGATCACGTCGGCGGAGCGCGTACCGCCGTCGAGCAGCGCCATCTCCCCGAACGTGAGGCCGGGCCCGATCGAGGCGACGCGCTTGTGCCGCCCGGGCTTGTCGTGAAGCTTGATCTCGACACTGACCGTCCCGCGCGCAAGCACGAAGAAGAGCTTCGCAGGATCGCCCTCGCGCATGATGACGTCGCCCTTGTCGAAGACGAGGGGCCGCACGATCCCTTCGACCAAACGGCATTCCTCGACCGTGAGACCGTCGAACAGGTTGATCTGATTGAGCGAGAACTTGGTGCCGACACTGGAGCCCTTGCCGGCCAGAAGCTGATCCTCGCACCACTCCAGCGCAGCGTCCGCATCGCGGAACTGGCGCAAGGCGTGGCCTTCCGCCGTCTCGGACAGCACGCGCGTCAGCCGGTCGAGCGATCCTTCGGTGTCGATGGACGCAAAGACGAGCTCGGTGCCGCTATTGGCCATCGCGCGCACCGCACGGCCGATCAGTTTGCAGGCTGCGTTGTCGGCATGATGGACGCGCTTGAAATCGACGACGATGTATTTCGAGTTCTCGGCGAGCTCAGTGAGCTTGCGCAGGAGTTGCTCGGTCGAGCCGAAGAAGAGGGCGCCTTGCGCCTCGAGCACAGCGATCTTGCGCCCTTCCTCCGCGAGGAGTGTGCGCTCCTCCAGCGTGCGCAGCCGGTTCGACCGGACCAGATCGGCGCGATAATCACGGCGCAGAACGCTGCGGACGTTCGTGTGGTTGTAGAAGGAGTGGAGCTGGAACTCCCGTGACATGTCCTGGCACACCGCAATGCCGCGGACGCTGTTTCCTTGGCTGTCGATCGGGGGCGCGTAAACGCAGATTCCGATCTGCCCGGGGATCGCAGCGATGATGCATCCCGACACGCCGCTCTTTGCTGGCATGCCGACTTCGTAGGCCCATTCCCCGGCATAGTCGTACATGCCGCAAGAGTTCATCACCGTGAGGACGTCGCGCACATATTGGGTATCGAAGATCTTGTGATCGGTCACGGGATTCGTGCCGTCATTGGCCAGCGTCGCCGCCATGACGGCCAGATCGCATGCGGTGACGCTGAGCGCGCACTGGCGGAAGTAGAGTTCGAGCACCTCCTCCGGGTCGTGCTCGATCATGGCCGTGTTGAGCATCATGTAAGCGATGGCGCGGTTGCGGTGGCCGGTCGCCAACTCCGACTTGTAGACAGCTTCGTCGATGTCGATTTTGCGCGCGGCGAGGCTCGAGAACAGTTCGAGCATATTGTTGGTGCGCTGCTTCAGCGTGTCGCCCTGCATCATCTCGGCAACCGCGATCGCGCCTGCGTTCACCATGGGATTGAAGGGCCGGTTGGCGGCCTCGTCGAGGACGATCGAGTTGAAGGCTTCACCCGTCGGCTCCACGCCGACCTTCTGCAGGACGCGCGGACGCCCGTGGTGCTGCAGGGCGTAGCCGTACATGAACGGCTTGGAGACGGATTGGATCGTGAACGGCACACGGGCGTCGCCCACCGTGTAGAGCTGGCCGTCCACCGTGGCGATAGCGATGCCGAACAGCGTCGGATCGACCTTGCCGAGTTCGGGGATATAGTCCGCCGGCGCGCCGCCCTCGATCTTCGAGACACGTGCGTGGATCTCGTTCAGGTAGTCCTGAATAGGCGCAAGAGCCCCGCCGTCCGCGTTAGGCGCGCCGCGGATGAGATCAAGTTTATTCACGTACGCGTCTCCCCAGCCGATGCGTGACTCCGCTTCCCGCGAGCATCAATCAGAAATCATGCCATGTCGACTGTCGCGCCAATTGGGCGCCCCGGCCGTGTCGCACGTGCCGTGATGGCTAATGTATGGGCATGGCGCGTCCGGGAACGCCTAAGAAAGCAGCGGGTTCTCGGAGTTGCTACTTCTTGCGGAAATTATCGAGCTGCACGACCTCGGCCGGAGGCCGGGACATCACCACCTCGACCGGCTCGGTTTCGGTAGCTTCTTCGGCCGGTGGCTCCGTACCCGGACGGTCGTCGGTCTGGTCGCTCACCACGTCGGGCAGGGCCGAGGCCATGTGCTGGCGCGCCGAGTCGTTGGCTGCGCCCGGCTTTCCGAACTGGAGACCGAATTGCGCCGACGGATCGTAGAAGGCTTTCACGGCGCTGAAGGGAATCACCAGCCGTTCGGGCACATTGGCGAAGGACAGCTTCACTTCGAAGCGCTCGTCCCACACGAACAGGTCCCAGAATTGGTACTGGAGGACGATTGTCATCTCCTCCGGGTACTGTTCCTTCAGGCGTTTGGAGATGGAAACGCCTTCGGCGCAAGTGTCGAAGGCGATGTAGAGATGGTGTTCGCCGGGGAGCCCATCGCGTTGGACTTGTGTCAGAACTTCGCGAACGACGCCCCGCAGAGCGTCCTGTGTCAGAAGATCGTATCGAATTCCATCGTCTGCCATGTAATGGCGCCGCTCCATTTTTGGCGACGTAGGCAGTCCACCCCGTCAGAAGTGGAGGGCTTCTGTTGCCCGGTGCCCTCCGAAACCGCGCCTAACCTCTGCGAGGAAGCTAGGGCTTCAATTTAGGCTATCGCGCCGCATTACGCAGCGAGACGTGCCTCCGCATAGTTGTCATTGGCAACTATAAGGTTCGGCCCGATAACGGCGGATACCATGCCGAGCGAAAGTACGACCTTTACACCCTCGTCGATCCTATTTCGGCCCCGCCACGTTTCAGTCGTTACCGACTTTACGTCGCAAGTCCCATGCCACAGTTCCCTGGTCCGCACGTCATGTGCGCGAGAGACTGAAACCTGGTGGAGCCGCCGGGTACCGCCCCCGGGTCCGAATGGTTTATTACGTCAACCGTTTATCGCCATAGTCGGCCGAAGCCGACACCACATATATAAGCCCCAAAGAGGTTAATTGGAAGATCGGGAGGTGGATAACCCTCAATCTTCACCCCATGAATAGGCTTGTCGCACAGTGGGTTGGCAGAGCCGGATCGGATACGCTAGTCGCGTTCCATCTTTATGACGCGGCCCGTGGTGGCATCCACGTGCATCTCGATATCATCGCCGCGGGCATCCTCACCCTCGACTTTCCAGATATTCCTTCTGCGCTTGTATTCGATCTCTTCGAGGTCGACGATACCGCGGTCGAAGGCCATCTGCCGGACCTTCTCGATGCTGATGCTCTGGGCATAAGCGGTGGCGGAGAGGACACCGAGGGTGGTGCAGGCCGCAAGGCCGAGGACAACTGTCAGACGACGCATTGAATGCTCCTTCTACAAGGTCTATCGACAAAGTAGCGAGCCCGGCCTGTGAGTCTCGGCATTCCGGACTTCCGTCAATATAGGGACACTCAGACGTTGCGCCAATATCTCGACCTTCTGTCTCATGTCCGCCATACGGGCCTCCGCAAGGAGGACCGGACCGGCACCGGCACACTGAGCCTGTTCGGGGCACAAATGCGCTTCGACTTGAGCGAGGGGTTCCCGCTCATGACCACCAAGAAGCTGCATGTGAAATCGATCATCCATGAGCTTTTGTGGTTCCTGCAGGGCTCGACGAATATTCACTATCTCAAGGAACATGGCGTCAGGATTTGGGACGAGTGGGCCGACGAGAACGGCGATCTCGGGCCGGTCTACGGCAAGCAGTGGCGCTCATGGCCGACCCCGTCGGGGGGCGAGGTCGATCAGATCGCGGCTCTGGTCGAGGGCATCAAGCAGAACCCCAATTCGCGGCGCCATATCGTCAGCGCCTGGAATGTCGGCGAGATTCCCAACATGGCGCTCCCGCCCTGCCACTGCCTGTTCCAGTTCTACGTGGGCGGCGGGCGGCTGTCGTGCCAGCTCTACCAGCGATCCGCCGACATCTTCCTCGGCGTTCCCTTCAACATCGCGTCCTACGCGCTTCTCACGCATATGGTCGCGCAGGTCACCGGGCTCGAGCCGGGCGACTTCGTGCACACGTTCGGGGATGTGCATCTTTATCTGAACCATCTGGAGCAGGCCGACGAACAGCTTTCGCGGGAGCCACGGCAGCGGCCGCGGCTCGATATCAATCCCGAAGTGACGTCGCTGTTCGACTTCGTCTACGACGACTTCAAGATTGTCGGCTACGACCCCCATCCGGCGATTCGCGCCGAGGTGGCGGTTTGACCCAAGAGCCAGCGGAGGGTTCCCCGGCCATCGCCTTGGTCGTCGCCATGGGCGAGAATCGGGCGATCGGCCTGAATGGCGGGCTGCCCTGGCACTTGCGGTCCGACATGAAATTCTTTCGCAGCGTGACCATGGGCAAACCGGTCGTCATGGGGCGCTTGACCTTCGAATCGCTGCCGCGGGTCCTCGATGGCCGTCTCAACATCGTCATGACCCGGAACGGCTCTGTCACGGCGCCCGGCGTCGTCGTGGTGCGGGACCTTGCAGCGGCGCTGGACGAGGCGCGCCGTTGGGCCGCGAAAGAGGGCGCCGACGAAATTGCCGTGATCGGCGGGGAGGCGGTCTTCGCCGAGGTCCTGCCGCAGGCCGACCGGATCTATCTCACCGAGGTCCACGCCGCCCCGGAGGCTGACACCTGGTTCCCGGAACTCGACCCGGACGCGTGGCGGGAAGTTTCGCGGGAAGCTTTCGAGGCCGGCCCGAAGGACGACTACGATTTCAGCATCGTGGTCCTGGAGCGGGTTTGACCGAATAGGGCCGCCTTCGATTGCGTGCCCTTTGGTCCTGGCTTATAACCTCACGGATTCTTGTCGCGTTTCCGCCATTTGGTGCGCCTAGTTTCCCTGCAGTAGGCGCGGCTAAATCACGGCGGCTTTGCGCGAAAGCCCCCTCAGCAATCAGGACGAGATACAATATGCCTTGGAGCAATCAGAGCGGCGGTGGCGGCAATAACGGGCCCTGGGGCCCGCGGCCGGGCGGTCCCGGCGGTGGCAGCCAGCAACCTGATCTGGAAGACATTCTGCGCAAAAGCCAAGACAAGCTGCGCCAGGCCATGCCCGGCGGCGGCGGTGGCTGGCTGCTGCCAGGCGTCCTGGCCGTGCTCGTCGCCGTTGTGATCGGGTTTTTCGGTTTCTTCGTCCGGGTGAACACGGACGAGGTCGGCATCGTTCTCCGCTTCGGCGAGTATGTACGCCAGCTTCCGCCCGGCCTGCATGTCCGCCTGCCGTATCCCATCGAGGAGGTTCTGCTTCCGAAGGTGACGCGCGCCAACCGTATTGAGATCGGTATGCGCTCCGCTCAAGGCGGCGGGCTTTCGGTACGGGATGTGCCCGAGGAGAGCCTGATGCTCACGGGCGACGAGAACATCGTCGATATCGATTTCGTCGTCGTCTGGAAGATCAGCGACGCACCCGACTATCTCTTCAACATCCAGAATCCCGAAGGCACCGTGAAAGACGTCTCGGAGAGCGCCATGCGTGAGATCGTCGGCCAGAGCGACATCGAGCCGATTCTGACGTCGTCTCGCGCCGAGACCGAAGGCAAGGTGCAAGAGCTCATTCAGCGTACGCTCGACGGCTACAAGGCCGGCATCGAGATCACGCAGGTTCAGCTTCAGAAGGTCGATCCGCCAGCGCAAGTCATCGATGCGTTCCGCGACGTGCAGGCGGCCCGTGCCGACGAGGAGCGTTTGCAGAACGAGGCGCAAGCCTATGCGAACCGGGTCGTCCCGGAAGCCCGCGGTGAGGCCGAACGGATCCTCCAAAACGCCCAAGGCTATCGCGATCAGGTCATCGCCGAAGCAAAGGGTGAGGCAGAGCGCTTCGAGAAGGTACTGCAGGAATACGAGAAGGCGCCCGACGTGACGCGGCAGCGCATCTTCATCGACACGATGAAGGAGGTCTTCTCCAACACCGACAAGATCATCATCGACAAGGATGGCGGCGGTGGCGTGGTGCCTTATTTGCCGCTCACGGAGTTGCAGAAGAGGCCGCCGCAATCGCCGGCGTCGTCCACGCCGGCTCCCTCGCTCCAGACGGGAGGGCAGCAGTAATGAAAAAGGCAACTCTGACGCTCATTCTGCTGCTGTTCGGCATCTTGGCCATCGGCGCCTATCTGACGCTGTTCACCGTTTACCAGACGCAGCAGGCGCTGGTTCTCGAGTTCGGTAAGGCGAAGCGGGTCATCGATGACCCGGGTCTGAACTACAAGATCCCGTTCATTCAGAACGTGGTCTTCTTCGACAAGCGGCTGCTCGATTTGGATTCGGCACCGCAGGAAGTCATTGCCGCCGATCAGAAGCGCCTCGTCGTCGACGCGTTCGCGCGTTGGCGCATCACCAATCCGCTGCTGTTCTACCAATCGGTGGACAACGAGTTCAACGCACGGACGCGGCTCAGCGACTTCCTCGAAGCCGCCCTCCGCCGTGTCCTCGGTTCGGCGAGCTTCGAAGCCGTCGTGCGAGACGACCGCAACGAGCTGATGCGGAGGATCACCAACGAGATGAACGAGAACGCCCAGAAGTTCGGCATGACGGTTGTCGATGTCCGGATCAAGCGGGCGGATCTTCCGGAGGCCAACAGCCTCGCCATCTTCCGCCGGATGCAGACGGAACGTCAGCGCGAGGCCGCGGAGATCCGAGCCGAGGGTGAGGAAGCGTCCCGCCGCATTCGCGCCGACGCCGACCGTCAGGTGACGGTGGTGAAGGCCGAAGCGACCGGCGAATCCGAGCGGATTCGCGGTGCGGGCGACGCGGAGAAGAACCGCGTCTTCGCCGAGGCGTTCGGCAAGGACCCCGACTTCTTCGCCTTCTACCGCTCCATGCAGGCCTACGAGAGCGCCTTGCAGTCTGGCGATACGCGGATGCTTCTGAGCCCCGATTCGCAGTTCTTCCAGTACTTCAACGACGCTACGGGTGCCGCGCGCGGCGCTTCGTCCAGCATGCCGAAAGGGGACAAGAGCGCCGTCAGCCGGCCCTTGAATTCGACGCCCTAGGCGGGATGTAAGGGCATGAATGACCTGGGAGTGGCCATCGGTCTCGTCCTGGTGATCGAGGGCCTCATCTGGGCCCTCGCACCCCGGTTCGGGCGCCGGCTCCTGGAAGCCGCCTCGGACACACCTGAGCAGTCCTTGCGGCTGGCGGGCACGTTCGCAGTGGCGGTGGGTGTCCTCCTCGTTTGGCTGATCAGGGGCTGATCGTGGGCGGGGGCGCCGATACCATTGGCCTGCTCCCTCGTGCCTCTCGGAGCGAAACCGTGCTTCCGCAGCGCCTACGACTCTCGCTAAAATGCGCGAAACGCCCCGAGGACTCGGCGCGCTTGAGCTTGGTAAGATGACAGGAGTGCGCGAGAAGATGTCCGGACGAAACGGCCAGAACTGGGCTCGTCGTTGTCGGGACATTTGTGCCGCGATTGTCTTCAGTGCCATTGGCCTAAGCATCACCCTCGGGTTTGCCGCGCTCTTGGCGCCGTCGCCCGGTTTTGCAAAGGGTCCCGTATCCGTCGCCGACATCGCCGAGGGTCTCCAGGACGCCGTCGTCAACATCTCGACGACTCAGACCCTCAAGGAGCGGAACGGGGGCTCGCCCAATCGGAAGGGACCGAAGACCAGCCCCTTCGACGAATTGTTCGATGACTTCTTCGACGAAGAGGGCCCCGACGGTTCGCCGAGAAAGGTCAGTTCGCTCGGATCGGGTTTCGTGATCGATCCGGCGGGGCTGATCGTCACCAACAACCACGTGATCGAAGGCGCCGACGAAATCATCGTGAATTTCACCGACGGCTCCAAGCTGAAGGTCATCAAGATCCTCGGTCATGACCCGGAGACCGATCTCGCCCTCCTGCAGGTTAAACCGCGCAAGCCGCTCAAGGCGGTCACGTTCGGGGATTCCTCCATCCTGCGCGTGGGTGATTGGGTGATGGCGATCGGCAATCCCTTCGGGCTCGGCGGCAGCCTGACCGTTGGCGTCGTCTCCGCCGTCAAACGAGATATCAACGCGGGACCCTACGACGATTTCATTCAGACCGACGCGGCGATCAATCGCGGCAATTCAGGTGGTCCCTTGTTCAACATGGACGGCCAGGTCGTGGGCGTGAATACCGCAATCATCTCGCCGACGGGCGGATCGATCGGTATTGGCTTCGCGGTACCGTCCAACACGGCCGTCCGCGTCCTGAACCAGTTGAAGGAGTTCGGCGAGACGCGCCGCGGCTGGCTGGGCGTGCACGTTCAAAACATCACCGAAGAGATGGCATCGACGCTGGGCCTGGAAGAGCCGAGGGGGGCTTTGGTGGCCTCTGTCTCTCCCGAAGGACCTGCAGGGAACGCCGGAATCAAGCCGCGCGACGTTATTCTCGACTTCGGCGGACAATCCATCCGTAACATGCGCGACCTGCCGCGCGCGGTTGCAAGGGGCACGGTCGGAGCGGACGTACCCCTCAAGGTTCTTCGCGATGGGGAGATCTTGAGCCTCACAGTGACGCTCGGCCAGTTGCCAGTATCGGAGGACGACGAGGACATCGAGCCTGAAGACTCCGATGGTGCCAGAGAACTCCTTGGACTTACGATCGAGCCGTTGACGGCGGATCTGCGGGCCAAGTTCGCTATCAGCGGGACCGTTGAGGGGGTCGTGGTGACGGCGGTTGCTCCGGACAGTCCGGCGGCGAAGAAGCGCATAGAAGTCGGCGACGTCATCGTCGAGGTAACGCAGGAAGCCGTCCATCGGCCGGAGGAGGTTGTTGCCCGGCTGCGTGCCGTCGAGAAATCGGGGCGGCGCAAGATCCTGTTTCTTCTCGCGAACACGGACGGCGATTTGCGTCTCGTCAACGTCCCGATAAGCTGACCCGGCTCGCCGCCGTCGTTGCGAGCCCCAATAGTGGCCCATTGTGTTTGATGCCGTTCTCATTGCCGGACCTACCGCCAGCGGCAAGTCGGCGGCGGCCCTGGCGCTGGCCGATCGCTTGGGCGGCGCGATCGTCAACGCCGATTCCATGCAGGTCTACCGCGAGCTCGAGATATTGACCGCGCGACCCAGTGCGGCGGAGACGGCGCGTGTCCCTCACCATCTCTACGGCACCGTGCCCGGACGCGAGGCCTATTCCGTCGGGCGCTGGGCTGGCGAAGCGGCTACCGCAATCGAACAAGCGCGCGCCGCCGGACACGTGCCGATCTTGGTCGGCGGGACTGGGCTCTACTTCATGGCGCTGCTGCGAGGGCTGTCGCCGGTTCCCGACATTCCGGGCGACCTCCGGCAGCGCTGGCGCACCTTCGCGGCCACAGCGCCCGCCAGCGAACTTCACGCCGCTTTGGCGGATCGGGACCCACTCATGGCCGCACGTCTCGATCCCTCGGACACGCAGCGTCTCGTGCGCGCCCTCGAGGTCGTCGAAGCAACGGGCGTGTCGCTTGCCGAGTGGCAGGAAACGGAGGGTGAACCGGTTCTTCGTGACGAGGGTCTGCTGAAGCTCGTGGTCGCGCCGGAGCGGGATGTGATCTATGCCGCCATCGACGCCCGCTTCGACTCCATGCTCGAGCGTGGCGCGCTCGCGGAGGTCGAGGCGCTGACCAATCTCGACCTCGATCCGGGACTTCCTATCATGCGGGCTTGCGGCGTTCCCGAGCTCACATGCCATTTGGCCGGAGCTATGACCTTGGATGAGGCGGCGGAGAAGGCAAAGACGTCGAGCCGGCGCTACGCCAAGCGCCAGATGACTTGGGCGCGGCGGTTCATGGCCGATTGGACCTGGGTCCCGAACAGCGAAGCCGCCCTCGAACCAGGCCTCATGCAAGGGACAACGGAAAGCTAGACGGTCACCTGGGTGCCAATGGCGACGACCCGGTCGGTCGGCAATTGGAAATAGGCCGACGCATCGTCCGCGTTGTGCGCGAGATAGACAAAGAGCCGATCCTGCCATTGCGGCATGCCGGATCGCGGGTCCGGCCGTACGGTGCGTTGAGACAGGAAGAACGACGTCGACATGATGTCGAACTGCCAGCCTTTCCGGCGGGCGATCGCGAGAGCCTTCGGAACGTTCGGACGTTCCACGAAACCGAAATGCAATGTCATCCGCATGAACTTGTCGCTCACCGGTTCCAGCTGAACGCGGTCCTGCGGCGCGACGCGCGGGATGTCCTCGTTCTTGATGGTGAGGATGACGTTGTGCTCGTGCAGCACCTTGTTGTGCTTGAGGTTATGCAGGAGCGCAGTCGGCGCGAACTCCGGATCGGCACTCAGGAACATGGCGGTTCCTGGCACAAGATGCGGCGGTTTGCTTTCGAGGCTCTTGATCAAGGGCTCGAAGGGAACCTCGATGCGGCGGGTCTTCTGAGCCAGCAGCTTGGTGCCGCGCATCCAGGTGAGCATGACCAGGATCAGCATCATGCCGACGAGCACCGGCAGCCAAGCCCCCTCGACGAGCTTCAGCATGCTGGCCATTACGAACGCAGTATCGACGAACGTCAGGGGCGCCATCAGGGCAATCGCCCAATACAGCTTCCAGCGCCACAGCTGCCAAATGACGATGAAGCCGAGGATGCCAGCGACCCATTCGGTCGTCGCCACGGCAAGGACGTAGGCGGACGCAAGCTCACTCGACGAGCGGAACATGAACACGAGCAGCAGGACGCCGGTGAGCAGCAGCCAGTTCACGCGCGGCATGTAGATCTGGCCAGCCTGCGATTCCGACGTGTGCCGCACTTCCATGCGGGGTAGCAGGCCAAGCTGCATGGCTTGCCGTGTGATTGAGTAGGCGCCCGTGATCACGGCCTGGCTGGCGATGGCGGTCGCCATCGTCGCCAGGGCGACCATGGGATAGAGCGCCCAGTCCGGAAATAGCAGGAAGAACGGGTTCGAAAGAGCGTCCGGATGCGCAAGCACCAGCGCACCTTGACCGAAATAGTTCAGGAGCAGGGCCGGCAGCACCAGAATAAACCAAGCCGTCTGGATCGGCCGCCGGCCGAAATGTCCAAGATCGTTGTAGAGCGCCTCGGATCCGGTCACGACCAGAAACACCGCGCCAAGGGTGATGAGGCCGATCATGCCGTGGGTGAAAAGAAACTTGAGGCCGTAATAGGGGTTCAGCGCCAAAAAGATGCGTGGGTACTCGGCGATCTCGACGGCGCCTGCGATTGCGATCACCAGAAACCACACGGTGGTGATGGGCGCGAACAGAGCCGAGACACGCGCCGTCCCGTGGCTCTGCACCGAGAACAGCGCGATCAGAATAATCACGGTGATCGGGAGCACGTAGGGCTCGAACGCGTCCGTCGCGACGTTGAGGCCTTCGACGGCCGACAGTACCGACAGGGCCGGCGTGATCAGCGTGGAGCCGTAGAACATCGCCGCGCCGATAATGCCGAGGCCCAGCACGAGCGGCGTGCGTTTGCCGAGCGCGGTGAACGCGAGTGCGGTCAAGGCCAAGGTGCCGCCTTCGCCATTATTGTCTGCGCGGAGGAGCAGCACCACGTATTTCAGCGTGACGACGATAATCAGCGACCAAAAGATCAGCGACAGCACGCCGAACACGGCGGCCTCCGTGACGGCCCCGTAGGATCCGCCGGCCGCGAGGACAGCCTCGCGCAAGGCGTAAAGGGGGCTCGTGCCGATGTCGCCATAGACGACGCCGATCGACCCAAACGTCAGCGCCCAGAATGCGCGGCTCGTTATGGGCGCGTTCGTCGCCTCATGGCCGTGGCCATTGCCGTTGGCAACGGCCGGTTCTGACGATGCGGACTGCTGCATTCAGGATGTGATGAACTGGAAAAGCGTTTTCAGTTACGGGCCCACCAGAGCGTCTCAGCGCCGGCGTGGCTTTGTCCCTCTTATCGAGGTTGCCCCACTAATCGTATGAGCCTTAGGCGTATCGCCGCTCCTTGTCTAGAA
This genomic window from Methyloceanibacter caenitepidi contains:
- the glsA gene encoding glutaminase A, whose amino-acid sequence is MNKLDLIRGAPNADGGALAPIQDYLNEIHARVSKIEGGAPADYIPELGKVDPTLFGIAIATVDGQLYTVGDARVPFTIQSVSKPFMYGYALQHHGRPRVLQKVGVEPTGEAFNSIVLDEAANRPFNPMVNAGAIAVAEMMQGDTLKQRTNNMLELFSSLAARKIDIDEAVYKSELATGHRNRAIAYMMLNTAMIEHDPEEVLELYFRQCALSVTACDLAVMAATLANDGTNPVTDHKIFDTQYVRDVLTVMNSCGMYDYAGEWAYEVGMPAKSGVSGCIIAAIPGQIGICVYAPPIDSQGNSVRGIAVCQDMSREFQLHSFYNHTNVRSVLRRDYRADLVRSNRLRTLEERTLLAEEGRKIAVLEAQGALFFGSTEQLLRKLTELAENSKYIVVDFKRVHHADNAACKLIGRAVRAMANSGTELVFASIDTEGSLDRLTRVLSETAEGHALRQFRDADAALEWCEDQLLAGKGSSVGTKFSLNQINLFDGLTVEECRLVEGIVRPLVFDKGDVIMREGDPAKLFFVLARGTVSVEIKLHDKPGRHKRVASIGPGLTFGEMALLDGGTRSADVIANEKVICYGLGVEELHELAAEHPNVMITILGNLTREFSERLRHANEEISVLE
- a CDS encoding SspB family protein, whose amino-acid sequence is MADDGIRYDLLTQDALRGVVREVLTQVQRDGLPGEHHLYIAFDTCAEGVSISKRLKEQYPEEMTIVLQYQFWDLFVWDERFEVKLSFANVPERLVIPFSAVKAFYDPSAQFGLQFGKPGAANDSARQHMASALPDVVSDQTDDRPGTEPPAEEATETEPVEVVMSRPPAEVVQLDNFRKK
- a CDS encoding PepSY domain-containing protein, with the translated sequence MRRLTVVLGLAACTTLGVLSATAYAQSISIEKVRQMAFDRGIVDLEEIEYKRRRNIWKVEGEDARGDDIEMHVDATTGRVIKMERD
- a CDS encoding thymidylate synthase, whose protein sequence is MRQYLDLLSHVRHTGLRKEDRTGTGTLSLFGAQMRFDLSEGFPLMTTKKLHVKSIIHELLWFLQGSTNIHYLKEHGVRIWDEWADENGDLGPVYGKQWRSWPTPSGGEVDQIAALVEGIKQNPNSRRHIVSAWNVGEIPNMALPPCHCLFQFYVGGGRLSCQLYQRSADIFLGVPFNIASYALLTHMVAQVTGLEPGDFVHTFGDVHLYLNHLEQADEQLSREPRQRPRLDINPEVTSLFDFVYDDFKIVGYDPHPAIRAEVAV
- a CDS encoding dihydrofolate reductase is translated as MTQEPAEGSPAIALVVAMGENRAIGLNGGLPWHLRSDMKFFRSVTMGKPVVMGRLTFESLPRVLDGRLNIVMTRNGSVTAPGVVVVRDLAAALDEARRWAAKEGADEIAVIGGEAVFAEVLPQADRIYLTEVHAAPEADTWFPELDPDAWREVSREAFEAGPKDDYDFSIVVLERV
- the hflK gene encoding FtsH protease activity modulator HflK, which translates into the protein MPWSNQSGGGGNNGPWGPRPGGPGGGSQQPDLEDILRKSQDKLRQAMPGGGGGWLLPGVLAVLVAVVIGFFGFFVRVNTDEVGIVLRFGEYVRQLPPGLHVRLPYPIEEVLLPKVTRANRIEIGMRSAQGGGLSVRDVPEESLMLTGDENIVDIDFVVVWKISDAPDYLFNIQNPEGTVKDVSESAMREIVGQSDIEPILTSSRAETEGKVQELIQRTLDGYKAGIEITQVQLQKVDPPAQVIDAFRDVQAARADEERLQNEAQAYANRVVPEARGEAERILQNAQGYRDQVIAEAKGEAERFEKVLQEYEKAPDVTRQRIFIDTMKEVFSNTDKIIIDKDGGGGVVPYLPLTELQKRPPQSPASSTPAPSLQTGGQQ
- the hflC gene encoding protease modulator HflC; this encodes MKKATLTLILLLFGILAIGAYLTLFTVYQTQQALVLEFGKAKRVIDDPGLNYKIPFIQNVVFFDKRLLDLDSAPQEVIAADQKRLVVDAFARWRITNPLLFYQSVDNEFNARTRLSDFLEAALRRVLGSASFEAVVRDDRNELMRRITNEMNENAQKFGMTVVDVRIKRADLPEANSLAIFRRMQTERQREAAEIRAEGEEASRRIRADADRQVTVVKAEATGESERIRGAGDAEKNRVFAEAFGKDPDFFAFYRSMQAYESALQSGDTRMLLSPDSQFFQYFNDATGAARGASSSMPKGDKSAVSRPLNSTP
- a CDS encoding DUF2065 domain-containing protein; amino-acid sequence: MNDLGVAIGLVLVIEGLIWALAPRFGRRLLEAASDTPEQSLRLAGTFAVAVGVLLVWLIRG
- a CDS encoding Do family serine endopeptidase, which gives rise to MSGRNGQNWARRCRDICAAIVFSAIGLSITLGFAALLAPSPGFAKGPVSVADIAEGLQDAVVNISTTQTLKERNGGSPNRKGPKTSPFDELFDDFFDEEGPDGSPRKVSSLGSGFVIDPAGLIVTNNHVIEGADEIIVNFTDGSKLKVIKILGHDPETDLALLQVKPRKPLKAVTFGDSSILRVGDWVMAIGNPFGLGGSLTVGVVSAVKRDINAGPYDDFIQTDAAINRGNSGGPLFNMDGQVVGVNTAIISPTGGSIGIGFAVPSNTAVRVLNQLKEFGETRRGWLGVHVQNITEEMASTLGLEEPRGALVASVSPEGPAGNAGIKPRDVILDFGGQSIRNMRDLPRAVARGTVGADVPLKVLRDGEILSLTVTLGQLPVSEDDEDIEPEDSDGARELLGLTIEPLTADLRAKFAISGTVEGVVVTAVAPDSPAAKKRIEVGDVIVEVTQEAVHRPEEVVARLRAVEKSGRRKILFLLANTDGDLRLVNVPIS
- the miaA gene encoding tRNA (adenosine(37)-N6)-dimethylallyltransferase MiaA — protein: MFDAVLIAGPTASGKSAAALALADRLGGAIVNADSMQVYRELEILTARPSAAETARVPHHLYGTVPGREAYSVGRWAGEAATAIEQARAAGHVPILVGGTGLYFMALLRGLSPVPDIPGDLRQRWRTFAATAPASELHAALADRDPLMAARLDPSDTQRLVRALEVVEATGVSLAEWQETEGEPVLRDEGLLKLVVAPERDVIYAAIDARFDSMLERGALAEVEALTNLDLDPGLPIMRACGVPELTCHLAGAMTLDEAAEKAKTSSRRYAKRQMTWARRFMADWTWVPNSEAALEPGLMQGTTES